From a region of the Enterobacter cancerogenus genome:
- the exoX gene encoding exodeoxyribonuclease X, with amino-acid sequence MLRVIDTETCDLQGGIVEVASVDVVDGQIVNPMSHLVRPDRPISPQAMAIHRITESMVADKPWIEEVIPHYHGSPWYVAHNASFDRRVLPEMPGEWICTMKLARRLWPGIKYSNMALYKSRKLSVQTPEGLHHHRALYDCYITAALLIDIMNTSGWTPEDMATITGRPALLTTFTFGKYRGKAVAEVADNDPGYLRWLYNNLDRMSPELRLTLKHYLGEA; translated from the coding sequence ATGCTGCGCGTCATCGATACCGAAACTTGCGATCTTCAGGGCGGGATTGTGGAAGTGGCCTCTGTCGACGTTGTCGACGGACAGATAGTCAACCCAATGAGTCATCTGGTTCGCCCCGATCGCCCGATCAGCCCGCAGGCGATGGCTATCCATCGCATCACGGAATCGATGGTGGCGGATAAACCCTGGATTGAGGAGGTTATCCCTCACTATCACGGTAGCCCCTGGTATGTGGCGCACAACGCCAGCTTCGACCGTCGCGTGCTGCCGGAGATGCCCGGGGAGTGGATCTGCACCATGAAGCTCGCGCGCCGCCTGTGGCCGGGGATCAAATACAGCAATATGGCGCTGTATAAATCCCGCAAGCTCAGCGTCCAAACGCCGGAGGGGCTGCATCACCACCGCGCGCTGTATGACTGCTATATCACCGCCGCGCTGCTGATAGATATTATGAATACGTCAGGCTGGACGCCGGAAGATATGGCGACCATAACCGGTCGCCCCGCGCTGTTAACTACCTTCACCTTCGGCAAATATCGCGGCAAAGCGGTAGCCGAAGTCGCGGACAACGATCCGGGCTATCTGCGCTGGCTGTATAACAACCTCGACAGAATGAGCCCGGAGCTGCGCTTAACGCTGAAGCACTACCTCGGCGAAGCCTAA
- a CDS encoding carbon-nitrogen hydrolase family protein has protein sequence MSRWNIAAAQYARQHGSVDDHVEHHLRFVDRAVRLQCDLLVFPELSLTGPGTATLPPPPDDTQLAPLLLAAQTYGITIVAGLPLEKHGQRHKGLALFAPYRESILRYPQGSGASLTPGEKRLTIIETPADALDLDPQATLFTSSQDVGDNRWRQSIGTLQRFAHKYAIAVLMANARSGSALWDERGQLIVRADKGELLLTGSLDRRGWQGDIIPLG, from the coding sequence ATGTCACGATGGAATATTGCTGCGGCACAGTATGCCCGACAGCACGGCAGTGTTGACGATCATGTTGAACATCACCTCCGCTTCGTCGATCGGGCGGTGCGTTTGCAATGCGATCTGCTGGTGTTCCCGGAGCTCTCGCTCACTGGCCCCGGCACGGCGACGCTTCCCCCGCCGCCGGACGATACCCAGCTTGCCCCTCTCCTTCTTGCCGCCCAGACCTACGGCATCACCATTGTTGCCGGGCTTCCGCTCGAAAAGCATGGGCAGCGCCACAAGGGGCTTGCCCTTTTCGCGCCCTACCGCGAGTCGATCCTGCGCTACCCTCAGGGCAGCGGTGCGAGCCTGACGCCGGGCGAAAAGCGGTTAACCATTATCGAAACCCCGGCAGACGCCCTCGATCTCGATCCTCAGGCGACGCTCTTTACCAGCAGTCAGGACGTGGGGGATAACCGCTGGCGTCAGTCCATCGGCACGTTACAGCGTTTTGCCCATAAATATGCCATTGCGGTCTTAATGGCTAACGCGCGCAGCGGCAGCGCACTGTGGGATGAGAGAGGGCAGCTCATCGTTCGCGCCGATAAAGGGGAACTGCTGTTAACCGGCTCACTGGACAGACGGGGTTGGCAAGGGGATATCATTCCATTAGGCTAA
- a CDS encoding DNA polymerase III subunit theta has translation MKTNLAALPQEEMDKVNVDLAAAGVAFKERYNMPIVAEVVEREQPAHLRDWFRERLIAHRLASVNLSRLPYEPKVK, from the coding sequence ATGAAGACTAATCTGGCTGCCCTTCCTCAGGAGGAGATGGACAAAGTAAACGTCGATCTCGCCGCCGCTGGCGTCGCGTTCAAAGAGCGCTATAACATGCCCATCGTGGCAGAGGTGGTTGAGCGTGAACAGCCCGCACACCTGCGCGACTGGTTCCGTGAACGCTTAATTGCGCACCGTCTCGCCTCCGTAAACCTTTCCCGTCTGCCGTACGAGCCTAAAGTTAAATAA
- the yobA gene encoding CopC domain-containing protein YobA, with protein sequence MNVSSSRAVQALAFLVASVVAPSALAHAHLQQQTPAANAQVAPPQLLTLSFSEGIEPQFSGVVVTDDQQKAVKTGAVKRDEKNKAQLIVPLEQPLTAGTYQVDWHVVSVDGHKTKGSYHFSVK encoded by the coding sequence ATGAACGTTTCCTCTTCACGTGCAGTACAGGCGCTGGCTTTCCTGGTCGCGTCCGTTGTGGCACCGTCCGCGCTGGCTCATGCTCATCTTCAGCAACAGACCCCGGCAGCGAACGCCCAGGTTGCGCCACCGCAGCTCCTGACGCTGAGTTTTTCTGAGGGTATCGAACCGCAGTTCAGCGGCGTGGTCGTAACCGATGACCAGCAGAAAGCGGTTAAAACGGGCGCGGTGAAGCGCGATGAGAAAAACAAGGCGCAGCTTATTGTTCCGCTTGAGCAACCGCTGACGGCGGGTACCTATCAGGTCGACTGGCATGTGGTGTCGGTAGATGGCCACAAAACGAAAGGCAGCTATCACTTTAGCGTGAAATAG
- the copD gene encoding copper homeostasis membrane protein CopD: MLASLYVALRFIHFGALMLIFGNALYSVWFAPSSLHRLMSRRFQSQQQRAAVISLAAALLMFAVQGGLMANGWRDVLNPDIWHSVLTTQFGGVWLWQMILAVVTVGVAWLVPQKGSRLLLLAMGQYVLLAGVGHATMNEGLAGVLHRLNHAVHLLCAATWVGGLLPLLFCMQLAKGRWRVAAIYTMMRFSRVGHYAVAGVLLTGIVNALFILGWDLPWRSAYGQLLLFKCALVAMMVVIALANRYFLVPRFRSDAGREQQIFIRMTQAEVVLGALVLATVSLFATWEPY, translated from the coding sequence ATGCTGGCGTCGCTCTACGTTGCGCTGCGCTTTATCCATTTTGGCGCGCTGATGCTGATTTTTGGCAACGCGCTTTACAGCGTCTGGTTTGCCCCTTCCTCCCTGCATCGTCTGATGTCGAGACGCTTTCAGTCTCAGCAGCAGCGTGCCGCCGTCATCAGCCTGGCGGCTGCGCTTTTAATGTTTGCGGTTCAGGGGGGGCTGATGGCCAACGGCTGGCGCGATGTGCTCAACCCGGATATCTGGCACAGCGTACTCACCACGCAGTTTGGCGGCGTCTGGCTGTGGCAGATGATCCTTGCCGTTGTCACCGTGGGTGTTGCCTGGCTTGTGCCGCAGAAAGGCTCAAGGCTGTTACTGCTCGCCATGGGCCAATACGTGCTGCTGGCAGGCGTCGGGCATGCAACCATGAACGAGGGTCTTGCAGGCGTATTGCACCGGCTTAACCATGCCGTACATCTGTTATGCGCTGCCACCTGGGTTGGGGGGCTGCTCCCGCTGCTGTTTTGTATGCAACTGGCGAAAGGGCGCTGGCGGGTTGCTGCGATCTACACCATGATGCGCTTTTCCCGGGTGGGACATTATGCGGTGGCGGGTGTCCTGCTGACGGGGATAGTCAACGCGCTCTTTATTCTGGGATGGGATCTGCCATGGCGTTCGGCGTACGGACAGCTTTTGTTGTTCAAATGTGCGCTGGTGGCGATGATGGTGGTAATTGCGCTGGCGAATCGGTATTTTCTGGTGCCACGCTTTCGTTCGGATGCCGGGCGAGAACAACAGATTTTTATCAGGATGACACAGGCAGAGGTTGTTCTGGGTGCGCTGGTGCTGGCTACGGTCAGCCTGTTTGCCACCTGGGAACCTTACTGA
- a CDS encoding YebY family protein, translating into MKKTVLSLLLLACTGSALAAPQVITVSRFEVGKDKWAFNREEVMLTCRPGHALYAINPSTLVQYPLNDTAKQQVASGKSNGQPISVIQIDDPANPGQKMSLAPFIARAETLC; encoded by the coding sequence ATGAAAAAAACAGTGCTTTCTCTTTTACTGCTGGCCTGCACCGGGAGTGCGCTGGCGGCGCCGCAGGTTATTACCGTCAGCCGTTTTGAGGTGGGTAAGGATAAGTGGGCATTTAACCGCGAAGAGGTGATGCTGACCTGCCGTCCAGGCCACGCTCTGTATGCGATTAACCCCAGCACGCTGGTACAGTACCCGTTGAACGATACTGCTAAGCAGCAGGTTGCCAGCGGGAAGAGCAACGGCCAGCCCATCAGCGTGATTCAAATTGATGACCCGGCAAATCCTGGGCAAAAGATGAGCCTTGCGCCGTTTATCGCACGCGCTGAAACGCTCTGCTAG
- a CDS encoding VirK/YbjX family protein: protein MSNIHLQNDVLYPHRTHIISELVKGKLVPGPIWQKREYRLKFFLRSLLFWSSTHRMLEALSSRDDFDRLLASQITLPSKTHRQYLMRGLNASDRADAVISHYHWIDGLSDPTLAHALSSPKEQTIAQFQAKNAAVYTLNASSALSAEREGESTLWLRDNDNTLLASLTFSVARSKGQPVIVIGGLQGPRRHVSRDVIKQATRACHGLFPKRVLMEALLTLAKQTRITAIFAVSDEGHVFRALRYRLSKGRHFHASYDEFWESLDAKKVSPFCWQLPLAIKRKSLDDIASKKRAEYRRRFELLDQIDAAVNARF, encoded by the coding sequence GTGTCAAACATCCACCTGCAAAACGATGTGCTTTATCCACATCGTACTCATATCATCTCCGAACTGGTGAAAGGAAAACTCGTCCCCGGCCCCATCTGGCAAAAACGCGAATACCGGCTCAAGTTCTTTTTGCGCTCGCTCCTTTTCTGGTCATCCACCCATCGCATGCTGGAAGCATTATCCAGCCGGGATGATTTTGACAGACTTCTCGCTTCCCAGATTACGTTACCCAGCAAGACGCATCGCCAGTATCTGATGCGCGGCCTTAACGCCAGCGATCGCGCCGACGCGGTGATAAGCCACTATCACTGGATCGATGGGCTGAGCGATCCCACGCTTGCCCATGCGCTGAGTAGCCCGAAAGAGCAGACCATCGCGCAGTTTCAGGCGAAAAACGCTGCCGTTTATACCCTTAACGCTTCGTCTGCCCTGAGCGCCGAGCGTGAGGGTGAAAGCACGCTGTGGTTGCGCGACAACGACAACACGCTGCTCGCCAGCCTGACCTTCAGCGTGGCCCGCAGTAAGGGCCAACCGGTGATAGTCATTGGCGGCCTGCAGGGGCCTCGTCGCCACGTTTCCCGCGACGTGATCAAACAAGCCACCCGCGCCTGTCACGGCCTGTTCCCGAAACGCGTGCTGATGGAAGCCCTGCTGACGCTGGCTAAGCAGACACGCATTACCGCCATTTTTGCCGTCAGCGATGAGGGGCATGTGTTCCGGGCGTTGCGTTACCGGCTGAGTAAAGGGCGACATTTCCACGCCAGCTACGACGAATTCTGGGAAAGCCTGGATGCTAAAAAGGTGTCACCTTTCTGCTGGCAGCTACCGCTGGCGATCAAGCGCAAATCGCTGGACGACATTGCAAGTAAAAAACGGGCCGAATACCGCCGCCGCTTCGAGCTGCTGGATCAGATCGACGCCGCGGTAAACGCGCGCTTTTAG
- the pphA gene encoding protein-serine/threonine phosphatase — protein MYQRRNGEEWRHVWVAGDIHGCYQTLMDELKRRHFNPYEDLLISVGDIIDRGPDSLKCLQLLNEKWFCAVRGNHEQMALDSLENNDFSLWTLNGGMWFSRLDKASQNLAITLLEACRTLPYIIEIPCANGLNVVAHADYPAKEYVWNQPVSAQRIVWDRDRLMGFMAGKGQGISGADHFWFGHTPVDRRYDFHNLHYIDTGAVFDGYLTLVQLQ, from the coding sequence ATGTATCAGCGAAGAAACGGTGAGGAGTGGCGTCACGTCTGGGTAGCGGGTGACATTCATGGCTGCTATCAGACACTTATGGACGAACTCAAGCGCCGCCATTTTAATCCTTATGAAGATTTACTCATCTCCGTGGGCGATATTATCGATCGCGGTCCGGACAGCCTAAAATGCCTCCAGCTGCTGAATGAAAAATGGTTCTGCGCGGTGCGGGGTAATCATGAGCAAATGGCCCTCGACAGTCTGGAAAATAATGATTTTTCACTCTGGACGCTGAACGGGGGAATGTGGTTTTCGCGGCTCGATAAAGCTTCGCAAAATCTGGCCATCACGTTATTAGAAGCGTGTCGAACGCTGCCGTATATTATTGAGATACCCTGCGCGAATGGCCTGAACGTTGTCGCTCATGCAGATTATCCGGCAAAAGAATATGTCTGGAACCAACCCGTCAGCGCGCAACGCATAGTGTGGGATCGGGACCGGCTGATGGGGTTTATGGCAGGCAAAGGGCAGGGCATTAGCGGCGCGGACCATTTTTGGTTCGGGCATACGCCTGTTGATCGACGCTATGATTTTCACAATCTGCATTACATCGACACGGGAGCGGTCTTCGACGGTTACTTAACGCTGGTGCAGTTGCAGTAA
- a CDS encoding YebV family protein, with amino-acid sequence MTKTSVRIGAFEIDDAELRGEAQGDRTLSIPCKSDPDLCMQLDAWDADTSVPAILDGEHSVLYREHYDSKTDAWVLRLA; translated from the coding sequence ATGACGAAAACCAGCGTGCGTATTGGCGCTTTCGAAATCGACGACGCAGAGTTGCGCGGCGAAGCACAAGGCGATCGAACGTTAAGTATCCCCTGCAAATCCGACCCGGATCTGTGTATGCAACTCGACGCCTGGGACGCCGACACCAGCGTGCCGGCCATTCTTGATGGCGAACATTCCGTCCTTTACCGCGAGCACTACGACAGTAAAACCGATGCCTGGGTCCTGCGTCTTGCCTGA
- the rsmF gene encoding 16S rRNA (cytosine(1407)-C(5))-methyltransferase RsmF — MFPCGVPVAQNSVFLPEQFLAQMREALPAHLSFDDFIAACQRPLRRSIRVNTLKISVEAFLELVSPYRWQLTPVPWCEEGFWIERDDEETLPLGSTAEHLSGLFYIQEASSMLPVAALFADGNSPARVMDVAAAPGSKTTQIAARMGNQGAILANEFSASRVKVLHANISRCGIHNVALTHFDGRVFGAALPETFDAILLDAPCSGEGVVRKDPDALKNWSVESNLDIAATQRELIDSAFHALRPGGTLVYSTCTLNRDENEDVCLWLKAQYPDAVEFLPLDDLFNAAKESATSEGFLHVFPQIYDCEGFFVARLRKTHAVPPLPAPSFKVGKFPFAPLKGRETAQLKEAASQVGLVWDESLHLWSRDKEIWLFPANIEPLIGKVRFSRLGIRLAEVHNKGYRWQHEAVIALAGDENTFALTHQEAEEWYRGRDVYPENTPARDEVIVTYQGYPLGLAKKVGSRLKNSYPRELVRDGRLFTGNDRTD; from the coding sequence ATGTTTCCCTGTGGTGTGCCCGTGGCTCAAAACTCCGTATTTCTTCCTGAACAATTCCTGGCGCAGATGCGCGAGGCGCTTCCTGCTCATCTCTCCTTTGACGATTTTATCGCTGCCTGCCAGCGTCCGCTGCGCCGCAGCATTCGCGTCAATACCCTGAAAATCAGCGTCGAGGCCTTTCTTGAACTGGTTTCGCCCTACCGCTGGCAGTTGACGCCGGTTCCGTGGTGCGAAGAGGGGTTCTGGATCGAGCGCGATGACGAAGAGACCCTGCCGCTGGGCAGCACTGCCGAGCATCTGAGCGGTCTGTTTTATATTCAGGAAGCCAGCTCCATGCTGCCGGTCGCCGCGCTCTTTGCCGACGGTAATTCGCCTGCTCGCGTGATGGACGTCGCCGCTGCGCCGGGTTCCAAAACCACCCAGATAGCGGCGCGGATGGGCAATCAGGGGGCCATTCTTGCCAATGAATTCTCCGCCAGCCGCGTTAAAGTTCTGCATGCCAATATCAGCCGCTGCGGGATCCATAACGTCGCGCTGACGCACTTCGACGGCCGCGTATTTGGCGCTGCCCTGCCTGAAACCTTTGATGCGATCCTGCTGGATGCCCCCTGCTCCGGCGAAGGCGTCGTGCGTAAAGATCCCGATGCCTTAAAAAACTGGTCAGTGGAGAGCAATCTGGACATTGCCGCCACGCAGCGGGAGCTGATCGACAGCGCCTTCCACGCTCTGCGCCCCGGCGGAACGCTGGTGTACTCCACCTGTACGCTTAACCGCGACGAAAATGAAGACGTCTGCCTGTGGCTGAAAGCTCAGTATCCCGATGCTGTGGAGTTTCTCCCGCTCGACGATCTGTTTAACGCGGCAAAAGAGTCCGCAACGTCGGAAGGCTTCCTCCACGTCTTCCCACAGATTTACGACTGTGAAGGCTTCTTCGTCGCACGGTTACGCAAAACTCACGCCGTTCCTCCGTTGCCCGCGCCGTCGTTCAAGGTGGGGAAATTTCCGTTCGCCCCGCTTAAGGGCCGTGAAACCGCACAGCTTAAGGAGGCGGCAAGCCAGGTTGGCCTGGTCTGGGACGAGAGCCTGCACCTCTGGTCGCGCGACAAAGAGATTTGGCTTTTCCCGGCCAACATTGAGCCGCTGATTGGCAAAGTGCGTTTCTCCCGCCTCGGTATTCGCCTGGCGGAAGTTCACAACAAAGGCTATCGCTGGCAGCACGAAGCGGTGATTGCTCTTGCCGGAGACGAGAATACCTTTGCCCTGACGCATCAGGAAGCTGAAGAGTGGTACCGCGGGCGTGACGTTTACCCGGAAAACACTCCGGCGCGCGATGAGGTCATCGTGACTTATCAGGGCTATCCGCTGGGGCTGGCAAAAAAAGTCGGCTCGCGGCTGAAGAACAGCTACCCGCGTGAGCTGGTGCGCGACGGGCGTTTGTTTACCGGTAACGATCGCACCGACTAA
- a CDS encoding PqiB family protein, translating into MSQETPASQTEARIKTKRRISPFWLLPVIALMIAGWLIWTSYEDRGNTITIDFQSADGIVAGRTPVRFQGVEVGTVQEIKLGKGLNKIQVSASIKSDMKDALRSETQFWLVTPKASLAGVSGLDALVGGNYIGMMPGKGEPQDHFVALDTQPKYRLNNGDLMIHLQSPDLGSLNSGSLVYFRKIPVGRVYDYAINPNKQGVTIDVLIERRFTNLVKKGSRFWNVSGVDADLSLSGAKVKLESLAALVNGAIAFDSPENSSPAAADDTFGLYADLAHSQRGVIVKLALPDAKGLKAGSTPLMYQGLEVGQLTKMTLNPGGSVTGEMTVDPSVVDLLREKTRIEMRSPKLSLNDASLSNLLTGNTFELIPGEGQPSNNFVVAPADKALLQKPGVVTVTLTAPESYGIEAGQPLILHGVQVGQVLERKLTEKGVSFSAAIDPKYSDLVHGDSKFVVNSRVDVKVGLDGVEFLGASASEWVNGGVRILPGNKGPLRDSYPLYANLDKAIENSLSDLPTTTLTLTAETLPDVQAGSVVLYRKFEVGEVITVRPRAEAFDIELHIKPEYRKLLTPNSVFWAEGGAKVQLNGSGLTVQASPLSRALRGAISFDNLTGAGGNLRKGDKRILFPSETAARAVGGQITLHAFDAGKLAEGMPIRYLGIDIGQIQKLTLITARNEVQATAVLYPEYVQTFARTGTRFSVVTPQISAAGVEHLDTILQPYINVEPGRGNARRDFELQEATITDSRYLDGLSIVVEVPEAGSLNIGTPVLFRGMEVGTVTGLTLGSLADRVMVTLRISERYQHLVRNNSVFWLASGYSLDFGLTGGVVKTGTFNQFIRGGIAFATPPGTPLAPKAQPGKHFLLLESEPKEWREWGTALPR; encoded by the coding sequence ATGAGTCAGGAAACGCCCGCTTCGCAGACTGAAGCGAGAATTAAAACAAAACGCCGTATTTCGCCCTTCTGGCTGCTGCCCGTCATCGCGTTGATGATTGCAGGCTGGCTCATCTGGACGAGTTATGAAGATCGCGGCAATACCATCACCATTGATTTCCAGTCCGCCGACGGCATCGTGGCCGGGCGCACCCCGGTGCGCTTCCAGGGGGTGGAAGTCGGAACCGTTCAGGAAATCAAGCTCGGTAAGGGGCTGAATAAAATTCAGGTCAGCGCCAGCATCAAGTCCGATATGAAGGATGCCCTGCGCAGCGAAACCCAGTTCTGGCTTGTCACGCCGAAAGCGTCGCTGGCCGGCGTATCCGGCCTGGATGCGCTCGTTGGCGGGAACTACATCGGCATGATGCCGGGCAAAGGGGAACCGCAGGATCACTTCGTCGCGCTGGACACGCAGCCGAAATACCGTCTCAACAACGGCGATTTGATGATCCACCTGCAATCCCCGGATTTGGGTTCGCTGAACAGCGGCTCGCTGGTCTATTTCCGCAAAATCCCCGTGGGCCGGGTTTACGATTACGCGATTAACCCCAACAAACAGGGCGTCACCATTGATGTGCTGATTGAGCGGCGCTTTACCAATCTGGTTAAAAAAGGCAGCCGCTTCTGGAACGTCTCTGGCGTGGATGCAGATCTGAGCCTGAGCGGCGCAAAGGTCAAACTCGAGAGTCTGGCGGCGCTGGTCAATGGCGCGATCGCCTTTGACTCGCCGGAAAACTCCAGCCCCGCCGCCGCCGATGACACCTTTGGCCTGTATGCGGACCTCGCCCACAGCCAACGCGGGGTGATCGTCAAGCTCGCCCTGCCGGATGCTAAAGGGCTGAAAGCCGGTTCCACCCCGCTGATGTATCAGGGGCTGGAGGTGGGCCAGCTCACCAAAATGACGCTCAATCCGGGTGGCTCTGTCACCGGCGAGATGACCGTCGACCCAAGCGTGGTCGATCTCCTGCGGGAGAAAACCCGTATCGAAATGCGCAGCCCCAAACTGTCCCTGAACGATGCCAGCCTCAGCAACCTGCTGACGGGCAATACCTTTGAGCTGATCCCGGGTGAAGGCCAGCCGAGCAATAACTTTGTTGTCGCTCCTGCAGATAAAGCCCTTCTGCAAAAGCCGGGCGTGGTGACGGTGACGCTGACCGCTCCGGAAAGCTACGGGATCGAAGCGGGCCAGCCGTTGATTTTACACGGCGTGCAGGTCGGTCAGGTCCTGGAGCGCAAGCTCACCGAAAAAGGCGTCTCGTTCTCTGCCGCCATCGATCCGAAGTACAGCGACCTGGTGCACGGTGACAGCAAGTTTGTCGTTAACAGCCGCGTGGACGTGAAGGTCGGCCTCGACGGCGTTGAGTTCCTTGGCGCCAGCGCCAGCGAATGGGTTAACGGCGGGGTCCGGATCCTGCCGGGTAACAAAGGGCCGCTGCGCGACAGTTATCCTCTGTATGCCAACCTGGATAAAGCCATTGAAAACAGCCTGAGCGATCTGCCGACCACCACGCTGACCTTAACGGCAGAAACCCTGCCAGACGTGCAGGCCGGCTCAGTGGTGCTTTACCGTAAGTTTGAAGTGGGCGAGGTCATTACCGTACGTCCCCGCGCCGAAGCCTTTGATATTGAACTGCACATCAAGCCCGAGTACCGCAAACTGCTGACGCCAAACAGCGTGTTCTGGGCCGAAGGCGGGGCTAAGGTGCAGCTTAACGGCAGCGGGCTGACCGTGCAGGCCTCCCCTCTTTCGCGTGCGCTACGCGGGGCAATCAGTTTCGACAATCTGACGGGTGCCGGGGGCAATTTACGCAAAGGTGACAAACGTATTCTCTTCCCGTCCGAAACGGCTGCGCGCGCCGTGGGGGGCCAGATTACGCTTCACGCTTTTGATGCGGGCAAGCTTGCCGAAGGCATGCCGATCCGCTATCTCGGCATCGATATCGGGCAGATCCAGAAGCTGACGCTGATTACTGCGCGAAATGAAGTACAGGCAACCGCCGTACTCTATCCGGAATACGTGCAGACCTTCGCCCGAACCGGCACCCGTTTCTCCGTGGTGACACCGCAAATCTCGGCGGCGGGCGTTGAACATCTTGACACCATTTTGCAGCCGTACATCAACGTCGAACCGGGGCGTGGAAATGCGCGTCGCGATTTTGAGTTGCAGGAAGCCACCATCACGGACTCCCGCTACCTTGACGGGCTGAGTATCGTGGTTGAGGTGCCGGAGGCCGGATCGCTGAACATCGGTACCCCGGTCCTGTTCCGCGGCATGGAGGTAGGCACCGTGACCGGCCTGACGCTCGGCTCGCTTGCCGATCGCGTGATGGTGACGCTGCGCATCAGCGAACGTTATCAGCATCTGGTGCGCAACAACTCGGTGTTCTGGCTGGCCTCAGGCTATTCGCTGGACTTCGGGCTGACGGGCGGCGTGGTGAAAACCGGCACCTTCAACCAGTTCATTCGTGGCGGTATTGCCTTTGCAACTCCGCCAGGCACGCCACTGGCACCGAAAGCGCAGCCGGGTAAACACTTCCTGCTGCTGGAGAGTGAACCGAAAGAGTGGCGCGAGTGGGGAACCGCTCTGCCGCGTTAA
- the yebS gene encoding membrane integrity lipid transport subunit YebS encodes MAIKIPRITPTRKITVHTVSEALPRAHYQRCPQCDTLFMLPKMKSHQSAFCPRCDAKIRDGRDWSLTRLAAMATAMLLLMPFAWSEPLLKLYLLGVRIDANVVQGIWQMTRQGDPLTAAMVLFCTIGAPLVLVAAIAYLWFGNILGMNLRPVLLMLDKLKEWVMLDIYLVGIGVASIKVQDYAFLQPGIGLFAFISLVLLSILTLIHLNVEQLWERFYPQRPATRADENLRVCLGCHYTGLPDARGRCPRCHIPLRLRRNNSLQKCWAALIASIVFLIPANMLPISVIYVNGARQEDTILSGIISLGHSNVGVAAIVFIASILVPFTKVMVMFTLLISIHFKCEQGLRTRILLLRFVTWIGRWSMLDLFVISLMMSLINRDQLLAFTMGPAAFYFGSAVILTILAVEWLDSRLLWDAHESGNARFAD; translated from the coding sequence ATGGCCATAAAAATACCCAGGATTACGCCGACAAGAAAGATCACCGTCCATACGGTAAGCGAAGCTTTGCCCCGTGCACATTATCAGCGTTGCCCCCAGTGCGATACGCTTTTTATGCTGCCGAAGATGAAATCGCATCAAAGTGCTTTTTGCCCCCGCTGCGATGCCAAAATCCGTGACGGGCGCGACTGGTCGTTAACCCGACTCGCGGCAATGGCGACGGCCATGCTGCTGCTGATGCCGTTTGCCTGGAGCGAGCCGCTGCTGAAACTGTACCTTCTCGGCGTGCGTATCGATGCAAACGTGGTGCAGGGTATCTGGCAGATGACCCGTCAGGGCGACCCGCTCACCGCAGCGATGGTGCTGTTTTGCACCATAGGCGCCCCGCTGGTGCTGGTGGCCGCCATTGCGTATCTGTGGTTCGGCAACATTCTCGGCATGAATCTGCGGCCCGTGTTGCTCATGCTGGACAAGCTGAAAGAGTGGGTGATGCTGGACATTTACCTCGTCGGCATTGGCGTTGCTTCCATCAAGGTGCAGGATTACGCGTTTCTGCAGCCCGGCATTGGGCTTTTCGCCTTTATCTCGCTGGTACTGCTGAGCATTCTGACCCTGATTCACCTGAACGTTGAGCAGCTGTGGGAACGCTTTTATCCCCAGCGCCCCGCAACACGGGCTGATGAAAATCTTCGCGTCTGTCTGGGCTGCCATTACACCGGCCTGCCGGATGCGCGCGGTCGTTGTCCGCGCTGCCACATCCCGTTGAGGCTGCGGCGCAACAACAGCCTGCAAAAATGCTGGGCGGCGCTGATTGCCTCGATCGTGTTTTTGATCCCGGCAAATATGCTGCCTATCTCCGTGATTTATGTGAACGGTGCCCGTCAGGAAGATACTATCCTTTCCGGTATTATCTCTCTTGGCCACAGCAACGTCGGGGTGGCGGCGATTGTCTTTATCGCCAGTATTCTGGTGCCGTTTACCAAGGTGATGGTGATGTTTACGCTACTCATCAGCATTCACTTCAAATGTGAACAAGGATTACGTACGCGCATCTTGCTCCTGCGTTTCGTTACCTGGATTGGCCGCTGGTCGATGTTGGATCTGTTTGTGATTTCGTTGATGATGTCGCTCATCAATCGCGATCAGCTCCTTGCTTTTACTATGGGACCCGCAGCTTTTTATTTCGGCTCTGCGGTGATATTGACTATTCTTGCAGTGGAATGGCTGGACAGCCGCTTACTTTGGGACGCACATGAGTCAGGAAACGCCCGCTTCGCAGACTGA